A genomic stretch from Edaphobacter aggregans includes:
- a CDS encoding sulfatase-like hydrolase/transferase — protein sequence MQKTKPVFFALAIFTFLSTSFVTAQEVLPKPETPLQGKIGRTVAESKPDFPKSIEAPKGAPNVLLILTDDVGLGASSVFGGPVQTPNFQRLADGGLRYNMFHTTALCSPTGAALITGRNHRSVASGVITEMATGYRGYNSLAPNSAGTVAEVLKQNGYNTFWFGKMHNVPD from the coding sequence ATGCAGAAGACGAAGCCCGTTTTCTTCGCGCTTGCCATCTTTACGTTCTTGTCTACATCCTTTGTGACCGCGCAGGAAGTTCTACCTAAACCCGAAACTCCATTACAGGGAAAGATCGGACGCACCGTCGCCGAATCCAAGCCTGATTTTCCGAAGAGTATCGAAGCACCGAAAGGCGCTCCAAACGTGTTGCTCATCCTTACAGATGACGTTGGGTTAGGTGCAAGCAGCGTCTTCGGGGGTCCGGTTCAGACGCCGAATTTTCAGCGGCTTGCCGACGGCGGGCTTCGCTACAACATGTTCCATACCACGGCCCTTTGCTCGCCAACCGGGGCAGCGCTGATCACCGGACGCAATCACCGCAGCGTCGCCAGCGGTGTCATCACAGAGATGGCAACAGGATATCGGGGATACAATTCGCTGGCGCCAAACAGCGCGGGCACTGTGGCCGAAGTTTTGAAGCAGAACGGCTACAACACATTCTGGTTCGGCAAAATGCACAATGTGCCGGACTGA
- a CDS encoding glycosyltransferase family 4 protein, translating to MSTARHLQDEKSVELTLVGAPISEASKFELQPLPTRIAFIGNYLPRQCGIATFTTDLCAAIGTEYGVHRLFAIPVNDPDSSYDYPDQVRLELTQEDKTSYERASDFLNFNCNDLVCLQHEYGIFGGAAGSHILTLLRKLKMPLVTTLHTVLRQPDLDQRAVLEEIAQLSDRLIVMSEHARDLLRDIYSISREKIDIIPHGVPDLPFTDPNYFKDHFNAEGKSVLLTFGLLSPNKGIENVIRALPAILQKHANVVYMISGATHPQIRRSEGERYRGSLQTLAEELGVSDQVIFNDRFVSAEELVEHLGAADIYITPYRQEAQVVSGTLAIALGAGKAVISTPYWHAKELLANGRGVIVPFDDPLAIAEAAVSLLENSGERHAMRKRAYLYSRGTTWRRTAQAYMTTFQRARAERMSRPRATSKDLAAAEVTGALPSINSSHLTSLTDDTGIVQHAIFSVPNNIEGYTTDDNARALIVSVLMDVSAQSSQSNFARLSHRYLAFLLLAFCEKTGRFRNFLSYGRQWQEDVGSEDSHGRALWALGTVLGESEDPGLRGAAGRLFEAAVPAALTFTSPRAWAFSVLGLQAYLDRFPGDRAIQAARNKLANRLLDIYERSNIPTWRWFEKSLSYSNARLSQALIVAGDRSQNVRMLEAGCESLRWLLAEQHREHNDIFVPIGSMGFLMQGAEKARFDQQPIEACGTISACLQAFKLTDDSNWLREAWSAFRWFLGENDLQVPLYDPTTGGCRDGLHPDRVNENQGAESTLSFLMALLEMQSIELATLVEPNQEMSVSN from the coding sequence ATGTCTACCGCGCGGCATCTTCAAGACGAAAAATCGGTAGAACTTACGCTTGTTGGAGCGCCGATCTCGGAGGCGTCCAAATTCGAATTGCAGCCATTGCCCACGCGAATTGCATTCATTGGCAACTACCTTCCCAGGCAGTGCGGCATTGCCACTTTCACAACAGATCTGTGCGCAGCGATAGGGACAGAATATGGTGTTCATCGTCTTTTTGCGATTCCTGTCAATGATCCAGATTCAAGTTACGACTATCCAGATCAAGTGAGACTCGAGCTAACGCAAGAGGATAAAACATCGTATGAACGGGCCTCCGATTTTTTGAACTTCAACTGCAACGACCTAGTCTGCTTGCAGCATGAGTACGGTATTTTCGGTGGAGCGGCCGGGAGCCACATACTTACATTGCTTCGAAAATTAAAGATGCCGTTAGTGACGACGCTTCATACTGTTTTGCGTCAGCCAGATTTGGACCAGCGCGCTGTCCTTGAAGAAATTGCCCAGCTGTCGGATCGTCTTATTGTTATGAGTGAGCACGCCCGGGATTTGTTGCGAGACATCTACAGCATTTCTCGCGAAAAGATAGATATTATTCCGCACGGTGTTCCAGATCTTCCATTTACTGATCCTAACTATTTTAAGGACCATTTCAACGCCGAAGGTAAATCGGTGCTGCTCACTTTCGGACTGCTGTCACCCAATAAAGGCATTGAGAACGTGATTCGGGCATTGCCCGCGATCCTCCAAAAACATGCAAACGTGGTCTACATGATCTCCGGAGCAACGCATCCTCAGATTAGACGGAGTGAGGGTGAACGCTATCGCGGAAGCTTGCAGACGCTGGCGGAAGAATTGGGTGTTTCCGATCAAGTCATCTTCAACGACCGCTTTGTCAGCGCTGAAGAGTTGGTTGAACATCTTGGGGCAGCAGATATTTACATCACTCCTTATCGACAGGAGGCCCAGGTTGTCTCCGGTACATTAGCGATCGCCCTTGGAGCAGGAAAGGCGGTCATTTCTACGCCATACTGGCATGCGAAAGAACTGCTCGCAAACGGTCGAGGCGTGATCGTCCCGTTCGATGATCCTCTCGCCATTGCCGAGGCAGCAGTTAGCCTGTTGGAAAATAGTGGTGAGCGGCATGCAATGCGCAAGCGTGCATACCTTTACTCGCGCGGCACAACCTGGAGGCGTACCGCGCAGGCTTACATGACAACTTTTCAGCGTGCCCGGGCTGAGCGAATGTCCAGACCCAGAGCCACGTCAAAGGATCTGGCAGCAGCCGAAGTTACAGGCGCGTTACCATCGATCAATTCGAGTCACTTGACCAGCCTGACGGACGATACGGGCATCGTGCAGCACGCCATATTTTCAGTTCCCAATAATATTGAGGGCTATACGACCGACGACAATGCCCGCGCTCTGATTGTTTCCGTGTTGATGGATGTTTCGGCTCAGTCGAGCCAATCCAATTTCGCTAGATTGTCTCATCGCTACCTGGCGTTTTTACTGTTGGCGTTTTGTGAAAAGACCGGACGCTTCAGGAACTTCCTAAGTTATGGACGTCAGTGGCAGGAGGATGTCGGATCAGAAGATAGTCATGGTCGCGCTCTTTGGGCGTTAGGAACCGTTCTTGGAGAGTCTGAGGATCCTGGTCTAAGAGGCGCGGCAGGCAGGCTCTTTGAAGCAGCGGTGCCGGCTGCTCTGACGTTCACGAGTCCTCGTGCATGGGCATTTTCGGTGTTAGGGTTGCAAGCTTATTTGGACAGGTTTCCTGGTGATCGAGCGATCCAGGCCGCTCGCAACAAGTTGGCCAATCGGCTTTTGGATATATACGAACGCAGTAACATCCCGACATGGAGATGGTTCGAGAAGAGTCTGTCTTACTCCAACGCGCGGTTGTCCCAGGCGCTTATCGTTGCAGGGGACCGAAGCCAAAACGTCCGGATGCTCGAAGCAGGGTGTGAATCTCTGCGGTGGCTTCTCGCCGAGCAGCATCGAGAACACAACGATATTTTCGTACCGATTGGCTCCATGGGATTCTTGATGCAAGGAGCTGAGAAGGCACGTTTCGATCAGCAACCCATAGAAGCATGCGGAACAATTTCGGCATGTCTTCAAGCCTTCAAACTAACCGACGATAGCAACTGGCTTCGAGAAGCATGGTCAGCGTTTCGCTGGTTTCTTGGAGAAAACGACCTTCAAGTTCCGCTCTACGACCCAACGACCGGTGGCTGTCGCGATGGCCTTCACCCAGACCGCGTGAATGAAAACCAGGGGGCCGAATCAACTCTCTCGTTCCTGATGGCCCTTCTCGAAATGCAAAGTATCGAGCTCGCGACGTTAGTCGAGCCGAATCAGGAAATGAGTGTGTCCAATTGA
- a CDS encoding glycosidase: MNPTIALPTAFESSSPKERHLTVFPEIPLFTRHSNNPILTRQDWPYPINSVFNAGATLLPDGDTLLLCRVEDRRGLSHLCAARSANGIDGWHIDSRPTLMSNPTEYPEEIWGIEDPRITYVPELEQYAIAYTSFARGGPGVSLALTRDFRSFERYGVIMPPEDKDAALLPRRIGGFWALIHRPVTTLGAHMWISYSPDLRHWGSHKVILEARRGGWWDANKIGLCSPPIETSRGWLVLYHGVRQTASGSIYRLGLALFDLDKPEICLRRGDSWMFGPEAPYERSGDVNDVVFPCGQTLAADGDTIHLYYGAADSCIAMATGSIRALLSWLDANSEATNAVNS, encoded by the coding sequence TTGAACCCAACTATCGCCCTTCCGACGGCATTCGAGTCGTCGTCCCCTAAAGAGCGTCACCTGACAGTGTTCCCTGAGATTCCGTTGTTCACCCGTCATTCCAATAATCCGATTCTTACCCGACAAGACTGGCCCTATCCGATCAACAGCGTCTTCAATGCAGGTGCCACATTGTTACCCGATGGAGACACCTTGTTGCTCTGTCGTGTGGAAGATCGGCGAGGTCTCTCGCATCTTTGTGCCGCTCGATCGGCTAACGGGATCGATGGCTGGCATATCGATTCCAGACCGACCCTCATGTCAAATCCAACTGAGTATCCCGAGGAGATATGGGGTATCGAAGACCCCCGTATAACCTATGTTCCTGAGCTGGAACAATACGCGATTGCCTATACCTCCTTCGCTAGAGGCGGTCCTGGCGTTTCCCTCGCGCTGACGAGAGATTTCAGAAGCTTTGAGCGATATGGTGTGATCATGCCACCGGAGGATAAAGATGCAGCACTGTTGCCGCGTCGCATTGGAGGTTTCTGGGCACTGATCCACCGGCCCGTGACAACGCTTGGCGCCCACATGTGGATCTCTTACTCGCCAGATCTGCGGCATTGGGGAAGCCACAAAGTAATTCTCGAAGCGCGACGAGGAGGTTGGTGGGATGCGAACAAGATTGGTCTCTGTTCACCCCCGATTGAGACCTCCAGGGGATGGCTGGTGCTTTATCACGGCGTTAGACAGACAGCATCCGGAAGCATCTATCGTCTAGGCTTAGCTCTCTTCGATCTAGATAAACCGGAAATTTGTTTGCGGCGGGGAGATTCCTGGATGTTCGGCCCAGAAGCGCCTTACGAACGCAGCGGAGATGTCAATGACGTTGTCTTTCCGTGCGGCCAAACACTCGCCGCGGACGGAGATACGATTCATCTCTATTACGGGGCAGCGGACTCGTGCATTGCAATGGCAACTGGAAGTATCCGTGCTCTTCTCTCTTGGCTGGATGCGAATTCTGAAGCAACAAATGCAGTGAACTCATAG
- a CDS encoding bifunctional metallophosphatase/5'-nucleotidase yields the protein MAAEGKKTFTILHTNDLHSNFIGLGPASDYTPFSTGDDKTLGGYARLAALIRQRKEARQGLGAVLILDDGDYSMGTAFGGATRETGAELQLLSRMGYDATTFGNHEFDFGPDGLGQSIGVAAKAGHVPPIVASNTNFDGTDATLADLQRLAKDGVIRRHLVIERGGVRFGIFGLLGKEAGVYTQGGAASFPDAIETAKDMVNVLHEKEKVDVVICLSHGGVARGKDGKFTGGDDVRVAEAVPGIDVVIGGHSHTALQDAIIVNGRTPVVQAGKYGQNLGELVITVDGGKLTVESYQLHPIDDTIAGDRAITDEINGYKKTVTKVVFASRGYSIDQPLAVAPQDLPNTFTDIAAGTPLANLVTDSFRKATNADIAITANAMMRAGLTRGKSGVQTVYDVFAVAPLGAGIVDTTAGSALVTAYFTGQELKHMLEFLLVDNPTHPGETFPRTSGMRFRYDMSRPMFDVVTAIEIGDLDHGYRAIDITGKEERLYCLTCPLFFGKIVVAIPTYTKGKLTLVPKNKEGQPLKAKTELLDDPRGDTPDLLPPPGTVDKSSVDAMTEGGAVREIKEWQAVMDYLRSLPIKTKGGLPMIPVDERASEVRAIKVG from the coding sequence ATGGCAGCGGAGGGGAAGAAGACCTTCACCATCCTGCACACCAACGACCTCCACTCGAATTTCATCGGGCTGGGCCCGGCCTCGGACTACACCCCGTTCAGCACTGGCGACGACAAGACACTGGGTGGATACGCTCGTCTAGCCGCGTTAATTCGCCAGAGGAAGGAAGCGCGCCAGGGTCTCGGCGCGGTGCTGATCCTGGACGATGGGGACTACAGCATGGGGACCGCCTTCGGCGGGGCCACTCGCGAGACCGGCGCCGAACTGCAACTCCTGTCCCGGATGGGTTACGATGCCACCACCTTCGGAAACCACGAGTTTGACTTCGGTCCCGACGGACTGGGTCAATCCATCGGAGTGGCCGCCAAAGCTGGACATGTTCCTCCGATCGTCGCCTCGAACACTAACTTCGATGGGACAGACGCAACGCTGGCCGATCTCCAGCGTTTGGCGAAGGATGGGGTGATCCGCCGCCATCTCGTGATCGAGCGCGGCGGTGTACGCTTCGGCATCTTCGGGTTGCTCGGCAAAGAAGCCGGAGTCTACACCCAAGGCGGTGCAGCTTCGTTCCCCGACGCCATCGAGACCGCCAAGGATATGGTGAATGTTCTCCACGAGAAAGAGAAGGTGGATGTGGTTATTTGCCTTAGCCACGGCGGCGTAGCGAGAGGAAAGGACGGGAAATTCACCGGCGGCGATGACGTGCGCGTGGCTGAGGCCGTGCCCGGCATCGACGTGGTCATTGGCGGCCACAGCCATACTGCGCTGCAAGATGCGATTATCGTCAACGGTCGCACCCCCGTGGTGCAGGCCGGGAAGTATGGACAGAACCTCGGCGAACTGGTGATTACTGTGGACGGCGGCAAGCTGACGGTGGAGTCCTACCAGCTCCACCCGATTGACGACACCATTGCTGGCGACCGGGCCATAACCGACGAGATCAACGGGTACAAGAAGACTGTCACCAAGGTCGTATTCGCGTCCCGCGGTTACAGCATTGATCAGCCGCTGGCGGTGGCGCCGCAGGATCTGCCCAACACCTTCACAGACATCGCCGCCGGCACGCCCCTCGCCAACCTCGTCACCGACTCATTCCGCAAAGCCACCAACGCCGACATTGCAATCACCGCCAATGCAATGATGCGCGCGGGTTTAACACGGGGGAAGTCAGGCGTGCAGACGGTCTACGACGTGTTCGCTGTGGCACCCCTCGGCGCCGGTATCGTGGATACAACGGCAGGCAGCGCCCTGGTGACGGCTTACTTCACGGGCCAGGAGTTGAAGCATATGCTCGAATTTCTGCTTGTGGATAATCCGACCCACCCGGGCGAAACTTTTCCCCGCACCTCGGGCATGCGGTTTCGCTACGATATGTCGCGCCCAATGTTCGACGTCGTAACGGCGATCGAAATAGGAGACCTAGATCACGGCTACCGTGCGATCGACATCACAGGGAAGGAAGAGCGTTTGTACTGCCTCACATGCCCTCTGTTTTTCGGCAAGATAGTTGTGGCCATCCCGACATACACAAAGGGCAAACTCACTCTTGTGCCCAAGAACAAGGAGGGGCAGCCGCTCAAGGCGAAGACCGAGTTACTCGACGACCCTCGTGGCGACACTCCCGACCTGCTTCCCCCGCCGGGTACGGTGGATAAAAGCAGTGTCGACGCGATGACGGAGGGAGGTGCCGTCCGGGAGATCAAAGAATGGCAGGCGGTCATGGATTACCTCCGCAGCCTGCCCATCAAGACCAAAGGCGGACTGCCCATGATCCCGGTCGATGAGCGCGCCTCAGAGGTGCGGGCGATCAAAGTAGGCTGA
- a CDS encoding winged helix-turn-helix domain-containing protein, whose translation MAVLPTHEMVRFGLFELDLKAAQLTKNGIKIRLSQQPLQLLSVLLESPGEIVTREQLRQRLWPSDVFIDFDHGLNKSIQKLRDALGDSADSPRYIETIPRVGYRFIAPVKDGTQPLESEAHAEISQRPPNRIASSPALVAGNQRVRWLLFATGVLAVIATIGIPIYSSFRAHPAVVKYTQLTDFTDSASDPALSPDGHILAFIRGDSSFMPAGQIYVKMLPDGEARPLTNDAQSRYGLAFSPDGSQIAYTVLEGSSFATYAISVLGGDPHLLLNNAAGLTWLDPHYFLFSRIRSGLHMGIVTETVTGDDFRELYFPPHERAMAHYSFASPDRKSALVVEMNGQGDWTLCQLISLVGKSAPKLIGPDGACTAAGWSPDGSWMYFIAIVQGQSHLWRQRSPNGRPEQITFGPSEEEGLAVEQDGRSVISSIGARESSIWIHDAAGERSLSSEGEIVADLSPPSFGADDKTLYYLLRHHDVNAGPELWRLTLDTGKSEAVFPGTSMTSYDVSPDEKQVVYASLGRDGRSQVWLAPIDRRFPARQIGHSGETTPYFGPQGQILFRLAEGNVNYLEQMNQDGSGRSKVLPYPISEVQSISPGRRWLMAVAPYPEGNSVIPMVVAIPLGGGSPRRICVSDCVPVWSSSGRFLFVPIKASSPATPGRSLAIPVGPGETLPELPPGGIQPLAEPSIVPGAQSISRAELVPGKDLSHYAYVNTAVHRNLYRISLP comes from the coding sequence GTGGCTGTTTTGCCGACCCACGAGATGGTTCGCTTCGGCCTCTTCGAGCTCGACCTCAAGGCCGCGCAACTGACCAAAAACGGAATAAAGATCCGGCTGTCGCAGCAGCCTCTTCAGCTTCTGTCTGTCCTGCTCGAATCGCCCGGCGAGATCGTCACCCGCGAACAGCTCCGTCAGCGACTTTGGCCCTCCGACGTCTTCATCGACTTCGATCATGGACTGAACAAGTCCATCCAGAAGCTTCGCGACGCGCTCGGCGACTCGGCCGACTCTCCCCGCTACATCGAAACCATTCCGCGCGTCGGCTATCGCTTCATCGCTCCAGTAAAAGACGGAACACAGCCACTGGAGTCCGAAGCACACGCCGAGATCTCTCAGAGGCCGCCAAATCGCATTGCTTCTTCTCCGGCGCTAGTTGCTGGCAACCAAAGAGTGCGATGGCTCCTCTTCGCAACAGGAGTCCTCGCGGTAATCGCCACAATCGGCATCCCGATCTATTCCTCCTTCCGCGCCCATCCGGCCGTCGTAAAGTACACACAGCTAACCGATTTCACTGATTCTGCTTCAGATCCCGCCTTATCGCCAGATGGTCATATCCTCGCGTTCATCCGCGGAGATAGCTCTTTCATGCCGGCCGGTCAAATCTATGTCAAGATGCTCCCCGATGGCGAAGCCAGACCTCTGACCAATGATGCGCAGTCGAGATATGGCCTGGCATTCTCGCCAGACGGCTCGCAGATCGCCTACACGGTCTTGGAGGGTTCCTCCTTCGCCACCTACGCCATCTCGGTATTAGGCGGCGACCCGCATCTTCTCCTTAACAATGCGGCAGGACTGACCTGGCTCGACCCACACTACTTTCTCTTCTCCAGAATCCGTTCCGGCCTACATATGGGGATCGTCACCGAGACAGTAACGGGCGACGACTTTCGCGAACTCTATTTCCCCCCTCACGAACGGGCCATGGCCCATTACTCATTCGCCTCCCCTGATCGCAAATCAGCTCTTGTAGTCGAGATGAACGGACAGGGAGATTGGACGCTGTGCCAGCTCATCTCTCTCGTCGGCAAGTCCGCTCCAAAACTAATAGGGCCAGATGGTGCCTGCACCGCCGCAGGTTGGTCTCCCGATGGTTCGTGGATGTACTTCATCGCGATCGTTCAAGGCCAAAGTCATCTCTGGCGTCAGCGATCTCCAAACGGCCGCCCGGAGCAGATCACCTTCGGCCCGTCAGAAGAGGAAGGATTGGCCGTCGAGCAGGATGGCCGATCCGTCATTTCCTCGATTGGCGCGCGTGAAAGCTCCATCTGGATCCACGATGCTGCGGGGGAACGATCCCTATCGTCCGAAGGAGAGATCGTCGCGGACCTCTCGCCTCCGTCCTTTGGAGCGGACGATAAAACCCTCTACTACCTTCTGCGCCATCACGACGTGAATGCTGGCCCGGAACTCTGGCGTTTGACGCTAGACACTGGCAAGAGCGAAGCGGTCTTTCCCGGAACTTCCATGACCTCCTACGATGTGTCGCCGGATGAAAAACAGGTTGTCTACGCCAGTCTGGGCCGCGACGGCAGGTCCCAAGTGTGGCTCGCCCCGATTGACAGAAGATTCCCTGCCCGGCAGATCGGCCATTCCGGGGAAACAACGCCCTACTTCGGCCCACAGGGGCAGATTCTGTTTCGGCTTGCAGAGGGAAACGTCAATTATCTGGAACAGATGAATCAGGATGGCTCCGGACGGTCCAAGGTCCTTCCATACCCAATCAGCGAAGTGCAAAGCATCTCGCCAGGGCGAAGGTGGCTGATGGCAGTCGCTCCTTATCCTGAAGGCAACAGCGTTATACCCATGGTCGTGGCGATTCCGCTCGGCGGTGGATCTCCGCGCCGCATATGCGTAAGCGATTGCGTCCCGGTATGGTCGTCGAGCGGGAGATTCCTGTTTGTTCCGATCAAAGCCTCGTCACCAGCGACTCCGGGACGAAGCCTCGCTATTCCGGTTGGCCCCGGAGAAACCCTGCCGGAGCTTCCTCCCGGAGGCATCCAGCCGCTTGCAGAACCGAGCATAGTTCCCGGTGCCCAGTCGATTAGCCGCGCAGAACTCGTCCCCGGCAAAGACCTCTCACACTATGCCTACGTGAATACCGCGGTGCACCGCAATCTCTATCGCATCTCGCTTCCCTGA
- a CDS encoding DUF1214 domain-containing protein — protein MQHDSPGTDKDSSWLPAPNGPFVVFMRLYGPQARDTRRHMEAATPHRVNEQPYGTNQPEEGFRVLSGL, from the coding sequence ATCCAACACGATTCGCCGGGAACGGACAAGGACTCCAGTTGGCTGCCCGCGCCAAACGGACCATTCGTGGTGTTCATGCGCCTCTACGGGCCCCAAGCCCGAGACACTCGACGGCACATGGAAGCAGCCACCCCTCATCGGGTGAATGAACAACCCTACGGAACAAATCAACCTGAAGAGGGATTCCGCGTTCTGAGTGGTTTGTAG
- a CDS encoding transporter, with the protein MTSQIKSGGLVLALIIMGFASSSLAQQKGQWVPGQFGLNAGVIPDPGITYGNLSLNYSASRLNNSNGDRVIQNVTGTYSFWVNENIIYYVPKHKFLGGYFMPYVALNYASGSVVADLTLTSTNLSAGGGGSGFADMYVQPVNLGWHFGKRVDFNAGYSFVAPTGRYTAGASDNVGSGYWGNNITSGTTYYITKNKGTTANLATAWEIHGQRQTASVPAGQFSYKTPGQAFTTEWGVGQVLPLKKDFSRLLQLGLVGYDQWQVTGSGGTVIVAGIPVPASRIPHYSVHGIGLQSNFILPANGLAAFFKYYDEYSAKARPQGRTFVFGFSWTLRIPKPLPANP; encoded by the coding sequence ATGACTTCGCAGATCAAATCTGGAGGCTTGGTGCTTGCACTCATCATCATGGGATTTGCTTCATCTTCGCTCGCTCAACAGAAGGGGCAATGGGTCCCGGGACAATTCGGTCTCAATGCCGGTGTGATTCCCGATCCCGGCATCACTTATGGCAACCTGTCGCTCAATTACTCTGCCAGTCGATTGAATAACTCCAACGGAGACCGCGTTATTCAGAATGTCACGGGAACGTACTCGTTCTGGGTGAATGAGAACATCATCTACTACGTCCCGAAACATAAGTTCCTCGGCGGATATTTCATGCCCTATGTTGCACTCAACTACGCGTCCGGTTCCGTGGTGGCTGACCTTACCCTGACATCAACTAACCTCAGTGCTGGCGGTGGTGGATCAGGTTTTGCCGATATGTATGTCCAGCCTGTGAACCTGGGTTGGCACTTTGGGAAGCGGGTCGACTTCAATGCCGGATACTCTTTCGTCGCCCCCACCGGTCGATATACAGCGGGAGCGAGCGACAACGTGGGTTCCGGATATTGGGGTAACAATATAACGAGTGGCACCACGTACTACATCACCAAGAACAAGGGAACCACCGCAAACTTAGCCACCGCCTGGGAAATCCATGGGCAAAGACAAACCGCCAGCGTGCCGGCGGGCCAGTTCAGCTACAAAACGCCCGGACAGGCATTCACTACTGAGTGGGGAGTCGGGCAGGTTCTTCCCCTGAAAAAAGATTTCAGCAGACTGCTCCAACTCGGATTGGTAGGGTATGACCAATGGCAGGTTACGGGTAGCGGCGGAACGGTAATCGTTGCCGGTATCCCTGTCCCTGCGAGTAGAATTCCGCACTACTCAGTTCATGGAATTGGTCTTCAGTCTAATTTCATCCTTCCAGCGAATGGTCTGGCGGCATTCTTCAAGTACTACGACGAGTATTCGGCCAAGGCTCGTCCGCAGGGACGCACTTTTGTTTTCGGCTTTTCGTGGACCTTGCGGATTCCAAAGCCACTGCCTGCAAATCCGTAG
- a CDS encoding IS110 family transposase — translation MRLIAAQFVKPFDLRWNEWKTVEDQIKRLSLELERISAADPGCTRIRQIPGIGPIVATAIVAAIGNGAAFRKGRDFAAWLGVVPRQYSTGGKARLLGISKRGNVYLRKILIHGARVAVLRIKRDRAPIGAWLDALDARAPKNVVVVAMANKLARIAWAVLSSGEDYRPNSNMITAS, via the coding sequence GTGCGGCTGATCGCAGCCCAGTTTGTAAAGCCATTCGATCTCCGTTGGAACGAGTGGAAGACTGTCGAAGACCAGATTAAAAGACTCAGCCTCGAGCTGGAACGGATCTCCGCCGCCGATCCGGGGTGTACTCGCATCCGACAGATTCCGGGGATCGGGCCTATCGTGGCCACAGCCATCGTAGCCGCCATCGGCAACGGCGCAGCCTTTCGAAAGGGACGCGACTTTGCTGCGTGGCTCGGTGTCGTGCCACGACAGTATTCGACTGGAGGCAAGGCAAGGTTGCTCGGCATCAGCAAACGCGGCAACGTCTACCTGCGCAAGATCCTCATCCACGGAGCACGGGTTGCAGTGCTGCGGATCAAGCGGGATCGAGCGCCGATCGGAGCTTGGCTGGATGCGCTTGATGCCCGAGCTCCGAAAAATGTCGTCGTGGTCGCCATGGCCAATAAGCTGGCCCGCATCGCATGGGCGGTGCTATCCAGCGGAGAAGACTACCGACCGAACAGCAACATGATCACAGCATCATAG
- a CDS encoding Hsp20/alpha crystallin family protein has translation MTLLTGWESVRELSAMQDRMNRMNRLFRESYGSEVPEEALTTTTLAPPVDIYEDEHNIILKIEVPGIDEKEIDVRIQNNTLTVQGERKIEKEEKEENFRRVERQYGSFTRSFTLPSSVDPGQVSARCDKGVLKISLAKKVEAKPTQIKVNVGGEKTLEAVTPGKAA, from the coding sequence ATGACACTATTGACCGGTTGGGAATCCGTCCGCGAATTATCCGCTATGCAAGACCGCATGAACCGCATGAACCGTCTTTTCCGCGAGTCGTATGGGTCCGAAGTGCCGGAAGAGGCGTTGACAACCACCACCCTCGCACCGCCAGTGGACATCTACGAAGACGAGCACAACATTATTCTGAAGATCGAAGTCCCGGGCATCGACGAAAAAGAAATTGATGTTCGCATTCAGAACAACACCCTCACCGTCCAAGGCGAGCGCAAGATCGAGAAGGAAGAGAAAGAGGAGAACTTCCGCCGCGTCGAGCGGCAATACGGAAGCTTTACTCGCTCGTTCACACTTCCCAGCTCCGTGGATCCGGGGCAAGTGAGCGCCCGCTGTGATAAGGGCGTGCTGAAGATTAGCTTGGCCAAGAAGGTTGAAGCCAAGCCCACGCAGATCAAAGTCAATGTTGGCGGCGAGAAGACGCTCGAAGCCGTGACTCCAGGAAAGGCTGCATAA